GAAGTTTTCCATCTTTACTAACAATCCTGAGTTGGTTCATACATAATCACTCCTTAAGCTGATTTATTCGAACTATGCGTTTCGCTTAGTTTTTTTGTAAAAAAATTTTTAGGATGCTCATTCATTGATTCGGCAATCAACAACATATCTTCAAGGTAAACTCTGCGTCTTCCCTTTGCTATATCAGCGTACCAAGGAACGCTTCTACCGCAATGATCAGCAATTTGTTTCATAGTAAATCCTTTTTTCTTTCGAGTAGCTTCGATATTTCTAATGACTGGGTTTGCGGTGTATTCCACTGTTTTCACCTCCTGATTAAGCGTTTCGCTTAACTCGTGAGTTAAATATAATATATGCGTTACGCTTAGTCAAGCGTTTTTATTTGCTTATCGCTTAATTTATTATACGTAACGCTTAATATTGGTATATTAATGTATTGAAAGGAGGATATCCAATGAGTGATTTGGGATCCAAATTAAAAAAAGCGCGTGAAAACAAAAGATTTACTCAACAAGAAGTTGCAATAAAGTTAGGTGTGACGAACGGAACTATTTCAGGATACGAAAGAAACTATAGAGATCCTGACACGGATATTCTAAATAGGATGGCTGATTTATATGAGGTCTCCTTAGATTGGTTAAACGGAAGGGACAAAAAAGAGAACGATTCTTACTCGCTCCCCGAAGAAGTAATATTAAATGTAATTAAAGAAGCGGAGGCTGAATACAAGGTAAGCCTTAGGGATGATCCAGTTGTTGAGTCGGCTGTAAGAG
This window of the Paenibacillus sp. FSL R10-2734 genome carries:
- a CDS encoding helix-turn-helix transcriptional regulator, producing the protein MSDLGSKLKKARENKRFTQQEVAIKLGVTNGTISGYERNYRDPDTDILNRMADLYEVSLDWLNGRDKKENDSYSLPEEVILNVIKEAEAEYKVSLRDDPVVESAVRDLIHNLAKMKKSAQKGD
- a CDS encoding helix-turn-helix transcriptional regulator, translating into MEYTANPVIRNIEATRKKKGFTMKQIADHCGRSVPWYADIAKGRRRVYLEDMLLIAESMNEHPKNFFTKKLSETHSSNKSA